The region GGCGGCCACCGCGAGGGGTCGATCGGGGCGGACGCCGGTGCGGTGAAGGCGGCCGGGCTGGGTCCGGTGTTGATCAGGACGAGTGCGGTCACCAGCTCGGGGCGCTGCTCGGCGAGAGCGGTCGCGGCGTAGCCGCCGCTGGAATGGCCGGCGACGACAACGTGTTCGACGCCGAGCCGGTCCAGCGCCTCGCCGAGCGTACGGCCCTGCTCGGGTATCCCGTAGCCGTGGCCGGCCGCCGGTGCGGACGACCGGCCGTGCCCGGGCAGGTCGATCCGGATGACGCGGTGGGACGACGCGAGCAGCGGTACGAGCGCGTCCCACGAGCGGGTCGAGGAGGCGGATCCGTGGACGAGCAGCAGCGCGGGGGCGTCCCGAGGGCCGTCCTGGGTCACGTGGACGCCGCCCGCGTCCAGCGGAAGGACCGTGTCCTCAGCGGTCGGTGCGCCGCCGTCCGCGTGCGGTCGCCCGTCGGAAAGAGTCATGGGTCCACTGTGGCATCCGGGGTACGCGTGCGTGGCCGGCCGCGGCCGTTCCATGGCGCGAGGGGCACTCCGCGGGCGCCGGTCCTGGCGGTGAAGACGCCGCCGTCCGGGCCGGCGGCGGTGATCACCATGGTGTCGAGACCGGGGCCGGCCATGGCCACGCTGGAGGTGCGGGCCGCCGGGACCCGGACCGTGGCCAGGTGTTCCGCGGCCGGGGAGTAGCAGCGCACCTCGCCCGCGCCCCAGACCGCCACCCACACGTTGCCGTCCTCGTCCACGCACAGGCCGTCCGGCAGCCCGCCGGTGATCCGCAGGAAGTCCCGGCGCTCGCCGACCGTCCCGTCCGCCGGATCGTAGGCGCGGACCCGTACGACGCCGGGCACGGTGTCGACGCTGTACATCCGCCTGCCGTCCGCCGACCACGCCGGTCCGTTGGAGCAGGTCAGGTCGGTGTCGAGGAGCGCGACAGCGCCGTCGTCGCCGATCCGGGCCAGGATGTCCCGGCCCTCGACGCCGTCCGGTGCCGTGGAGCCGGCCAGGAAGCGTCCGGCCGGGTCGCACCCGCCGTCGTTGAGCCGGCCCGGTGTCCCCGGCGGCAGGACGCGCGGACCCGGCAGTCGGGTGCCCGCCGCAGTGAGCACGGTGAGGGCGTGCCGCCCGGCGACCAGCAGCCGCCCGTCGTCCGCGCAGGCGACCGCGCCCACCGTGCCCGCGAAGCCGTGCCCGCGCACGACCTCGACGCGTGTCCCGTCCGGCCGCATCCGCCCCTCGAAGACCCGGCCCTCCTCGACGTCCACCCACAGCAGGCGCTCGCGCGGGGCGTCCCAGAGCGGACCCTCCGCGAGCCGGAAGCCGCCGGTGAGCGCGGGCCGGGCGCGGAAGACCGGCAGGTGCGGGTCAGGCATCGGCGCATACGCTGCGGTGCCTGCCCAGTCCGGCGATCTCCATCTCCATGACGTCGCCCGCGGCGAGGTAGGGGAAGCGGCCGGAGAGCGCGACGCCCTGCGGGGTACCGGTGTTGACCAGGTCGCCGGGCTCCAGCACCAGGTACTGCGAGAGGTGGCGGACGATCTCGGCCACGCCGAAGACCATGTCGGCGGACGAGGAGTCCTGCCGGGGCTCGCCGTTGACCCAGGAGCGCAGCCGCAGCGCCTGCGGGTCGGGGATCTCGTCGGGGGTGACCAGCCACGGCCCGAGCGGATTGAAGGTCTCGCAGCTCTTGCCCTTCGACCACTGGCCGCCGGGGGTCTCCAGCTGGAAGGCGCGCTCGGAGACATCGTTGCCGACCGCGTACCCGGCGACGTACGCCAGCGGGTCGTCGTCCTCGCCGAGGTAGCGCGCGCGGCGGCCGACGACCACGGTCAGCTCCACCTCCCAGTCGGTCTTGCGCGAGCCGCGCGGGATCAGCACGGTGTCCCGCGGACCGACCACCGTGTTCGGGCTCTTGTGGAAGAGGATCGGCTCGCCGGGCGCGGGCGCGCCGGACTCGGCCGCGTGCGCGGCGTAGTTCTGGCCGATGCACAGCACCGCGCCGGGACGGGCCACGGGGGCGCCGATCCGCTGTCCTTCGAGGTCGGCCGGCGCCAGTTCGGGCAGCCGGCCCTCCGCCAGGGCCTCGCGCGCCCGCTCGATGCCGTCCCCGGCGAGGAAGGCGGGGTCGATGTCGGGGGTGAGGCCGGCCAGGTCGTAGTGGTCGCCGCCGGCGGTGCCCAGGACGGGCCGCTCACCGCCGGGCGGGCCTACGCGCATCAGGCGCATGGGAGTTCTCTTTTCGTACGATCGCTGAGCAACAGGCGGCTGGAAAACCGCCGTTGGGGACAGGTGGTGGGTAACAGGCTGGTGCGCGGGACGGATCGACGGCCGCCCGGACCGCCCCGCGCCTATTCGACGCGTTCGAGCGCGGCGCGGCCCACCGCGTGCCGCAGCGGCGCCCCGCCGAGGTGGCGTTCGATCTCCGCCACGGTGCTGTCGCCGAGTGCGTACCGGCCCTCGACCGTCGCCGCGGCCCGATGGGGCGTCAGCAGGACGTTGGGCAGGGCGCGCAACGGGTGGGCGACCGGCAGGGGTTCGGTGTCGTAGACGTCCAGAGCCGCGTCGATACGGCCGGTGCGCAGCTCGCCGAGCAGCGCGGCCTCGTCCACCAGCCAGGATCTGGCGGTGTTGACCAGCCCGGCGCCGTCGGGCATCAGCGCCAACTCCCGTGCGCCCAGCAGGTGGTGTGTCTCGGGCAGCGCGGGGGCGTGCACGGCGGTGATCCGGCTGGCGGCCAGCAGCTCGTCGAGCGTGCTGAGGCGGACGCCGAGGGCGTCGGCGCCGGCCTGGTCCAGATACGGGTCGGCGACCCTGACCTCGGCGCCGAGCGCGCGGGCCAGCGCGATGTAGGCGCGGCCGGTGCGGGAGGCGCCGATCACGCCGATCGGGCAGCCGAGGATCTGGTGCCGGTCAGGCACGTCCTCGGCGGCCTCCCAGGGCTCGCCCGCGCGCAGGGCGTGGTCGAAGCGGTGCACCCGGTGCAGCAGGGCCAGGGTGAAGGCGAGGGCGACCTCGGCGACGGGCCGGGCCATCGCCGCACCGGCCTGGGTGACCCGCACGCCCCGGTCGTAGACCTCGGGTGTG is a window of Streptomyces sp. NBC_01477 DNA encoding:
- a CDS encoding hydroxyacid dehydrogenase, translating into MTGSADPGRPPRAVIAVPPHLREQLFAPATWTRLTRAVVPLVLDRPGDRAALAAVLTDAEILVTGWGAARLDAELLATAPRLRLVAHTGGAVSPYVTPEVYDRGVRVTQAGAAMARPVAEVALAFTLALLHRVHRFDHALRAGEPWEAAEDVPDRHQILGCPIGVIGASRTGRAYIALARALGAEVRVADPYLDQAGADALGVRLSTLDELLAASRITAVHAPALPETHHLLGARELALMPDGAGLVNTARSWLVDEAALLGELRTGRIDAALDVYDTEPLPVAHPLRALPNVLLTPHRAAATVEGRYALGDSTVAEIERHLGGAPLRHAVGRAALERVE
- a CDS encoding SMP-30/gluconolactonase/LRE family protein; translation: MPDPHLPVFRARPALTGGFRLAEGPLWDAPRERLLWVDVEEGRVFEGRMRPDGTRVEVVRGHGFAGTVGAVACADDGRLLVAGRHALTVLTAAGTRLPGPRVLPPGTPGRLNDGGCDPAGRFLAGSTAPDGVEGRDILARIGDDGAVALLDTDLTCSNGPAWSADGRRMYSVDTVPGVVRVRAYDPADGTVGERRDFLRITGGLPDGLCVDEDGNVWVAVWGAGEVRCYSPAAEHLATVRVPAARTSSVAMAGPGLDTMVITAAGPDGGVFTARTGARGVPLAPWNGRGRPRTRTPDATVDP
- a CDS encoding fumarylacetoacetate hydrolase family protein — protein: MRLMRVGPPGGERPVLGTAGGDHYDLAGLTPDIDPAFLAGDGIERAREALAEGRLPELAPADLEGQRIGAPVARPGAVLCIGQNYAAHAAESGAPAPGEPILFHKSPNTVVGPRDTVLIPRGSRKTDWEVELTVVVGRRARYLGEDDDPLAYVAGYAVGNDVSERAFQLETPGGQWSKGKSCETFNPLGPWLVTPDEIPDPQALRLRSWVNGEPRQDSSSADMVFGVAEIVRHLSQYLVLEPGDLVNTGTPQGVALSGRFPYLAAGDVMEMEIAGLGRHRSVCADA
- a CDS encoding alpha/beta fold hydrolase → MTLSDGRPHADGGAPTAEDTVLPLDAGGVHVTQDGPRDAPALLLVHGSASSTRSWDALVPLLASSHRVIRIDLPGHGRSSAPAAGHGYGIPEQGRTLGEALDRLGVEHVVVAGHSSGGYAATALAEQRPELVTALVLINTGPSPAAFTAPASAPIDPSRWPPGDEQIRRIASTAFRAGYEVPQAFVDDISGMSYQALAAAGQAAVAYLSRQAVPDRLTALGKPLQVIFGDQDRRWRPSSAAEYDAVPGAKVDMLPGAGHTPIVEDPPRTAALLLAFTAARTAAP